Proteins encoded by one window of Orbaceae bacterium BiB:
- a CDS encoding NADH-quinone oxidoreductase subunit M, which translates to MLLWLVFLPLLGGLIGWLLEASLKRSFTKMEQCRIEQESRFFLVNKLKSELCYFSAGWVALLTMLIVFVMMTILSIDALTSFYQGQMWVKEFDVNWIPLLGIKFHLVLDGLSILMGMLVSTIVLIAILYSRKERPSSSGLFYFCLLFMASAIIMLFMAMDLFLWFFLWEAVAIPFYFLITLWGRRDSSASLKTNGASKFLVYTQITSLLMLLAIISLALTNWQITNEWTFDYNVLMKTPISSYFEFMLMLGFLAALVVRIPLLPFHNWFIDAHIEASTTGSIMISGLLVNTSIYGLLRFVFPLFPNASLTISPFIIILSLCTLFYMALSCFNQSDIKRLIAYAHIALMSFITAVAYNGSLFAYQGVVLLIISISLVIVGLFIISGLLTEFYLTRNINNFLGLKSHVKYLSTLTLFYLLAILGIPGTANFVGNFMTVFSSYQNSTYMAIFLIIGLILLSISIIVRTQPIFYGVIDKQQSNKKSVCFKDLFLLIGILVILFFIGLYPQWVLDISSPPLNKIQQIISSAQTNLIKGDV; encoded by the coding sequence GTGTTACTTTGGCTTGTTTTTTTACCATTATTAGGTGGATTAATTGGGTGGCTATTAGAAGCTAGCCTAAAGCGTTCATTTACCAAAATGGAACAATGTAGAATCGAACAAGAAAGTCGATTTTTTTTAGTCAATAAATTAAAAAGTGAATTATGTTACTTCAGTGCTGGATGGGTTGCATTATTAACGATGCTTATTGTGTTCGTTATGATGACAATACTCAGTATCGATGCACTAACAAGCTTCTATCAAGGGCAGATGTGGGTCAAAGAGTTTGATGTAAACTGGATCCCATTACTCGGCATTAAATTTCATCTTGTCTTAGATGGACTCTCAATTCTTATGGGAATGCTAGTCAGTACGATTGTCCTCATTGCGATCTTATATTCACGAAAAGAGAGACCAAGTAGTTCTGGTTTATTCTATTTCTGCTTATTATTCATGGCATCAGCGATAATCATGCTGTTTATGGCTATGGATCTTTTTTTATGGTTCTTTTTGTGGGAAGCTGTAGCGATTCCATTCTATTTTCTAATTACACTATGGGGACGCAGAGACTCCAGCGCATCATTAAAAACAAATGGAGCGAGTAAATTTCTGGTTTACACTCAAATCACCAGTCTATTAATGTTATTGGCCATTATTTCATTGGCATTAACAAACTGGCAAATCACCAATGAATGGACATTTGATTATAATGTGTTAATGAAAACCCCAATTTCAAGCTATTTTGAATTTATGCTTATGCTTGGTTTTTTAGCTGCATTAGTGGTCAGAATACCGTTACTACCTTTTCATAATTGGTTTATTGATGCACATATTGAAGCCTCTACAACGGGCTCAATTATGATTAGTGGTTTACTGGTGAATACTTCAATTTATGGTCTATTGCGATTTGTATTCCCCCTCTTCCCTAATGCCTCATTAACAATTAGTCCATTTATTATCATTCTCAGTTTATGTACTCTGTTTTACATGGCTCTGTCATGTTTTAATCAAAGTGATATCAAACGCTTAATTGCTTATGCACATATTGCATTGATGAGCTTTATAACAGCCGTTGCCTATAATGGCTCATTATTTGCCTATCAAGGTGTAGTATTACTGATTATTTCAATTAGTTTAGTGATTGTTGGTCTATTTATTATTAGTGGTTTGCTGACAGAGTTTTACTTAACAAGAAATATTAATAATTTCTTAGGATTAAAATCACATGTTAAGTATTTATCAACACTAACATTATTTTATCTATTAGCAATTTTAGGTATTCCTGGAACAGCAAATTTTGTGGGTAATTTTATGACCGTGTTTAGTAGTTATCAAAATTCAACCTATATGGCTATTTTCTTAATTATTGGACTAATTCTACTATCCATCTCTATTATAGTTCGTACGCAGCCTATTTTTTATGGTGTTATTGATAAGCAGCAATCAAATAAGAAATCTGTTTGTTTTAAAGATCTATTTTTATTAATCGGCATATTAGTGATCTTATTTTTTATTGGGCTATATCCACAATGGGTTTTAGATATATCGTCACCGCCATTAAATAAAATTCAACAAATTATTAGCAGTGCACAAACCAATCTCATCAAAGGAGATGTTTAA
- a CDS encoding proton-conducting transporter membrane subunit, translating to MNLLYLTIVIPLLSFLILICLGRNISKENIIIVGISTIGLVCVLMLFVCIDYQTNTYPDTSLIYSRLLWEWFSIGDTKISIGLQLDGLSLVFLVIISLFCLLIYSFSAYYLTSSKDTYTFFAYGNLLIASLFLLVLADNLFILLLAWEGISISSYLLIGIYYHKRQVSFSAIKTFIIMSIADAFLLFGIFLVYNELNTLNIRDVLTLANQNLAIDSEIIFWITLVFLVSVIGKAGLFPFHTIFTETNIAPMPVITLLQSVMGILSSGYFILRLSPLFMMSSDVFVIMGAVAGVGLIFSSCVSLVQNNIKSLVTYINLSQISYLFFAFVIQNWVLSLNYIISYCVTSSLLLLSSAILIKICNGEQNIHKLGGLYRRYPLLYGTFLLSAASLCAMPWVMSAFYTKGDIIWALVTKEKMGLGIIALIGVLLSSLSILRLIFTVFHHKQKLTTFTPITRYSYIPLVILVLMSTAIFNYLPLPIEGIIPNVDFNTKNQLILQILLAAITILSILIAYILFFDINSEIHEISNTPIGKAFLKLWRNEWYFNQLLELVFVRPYLYLAQLIKKDPLSQWNQIINWGIRKINFQIDLLENGRLRWYMMSIVSGSIIILLLLILF from the coding sequence ATGAATTTACTTTATTTAACAATTGTTATCCCTTTACTCTCTTTCTTAATTTTAATTTGTTTAGGAAGAAATATAAGTAAAGAAAACATTATTATTGTCGGTATTAGCACAATAGGTTTGGTGTGTGTATTAATGCTATTTGTATGTATCGATTATCAAACAAATACTTATCCTGACACATCTCTAATATACTCCCGCTTATTATGGGAGTGGTTTAGTATTGGCGATACTAAAATCTCAATAGGGTTACAGCTGGATGGTTTATCGCTGGTTTTTTTAGTGATTATTTCACTATTTTGCTTACTGATTTACTCTTTCTCGGCATACTATCTTACTTCATCAAAAGATACCTATACGTTTTTTGCCTATGGTAATTTACTGATTGCTAGCCTATTTCTATTAGTGTTAGCCGATAACTTATTTATCCTCCTACTAGCTTGGGAAGGAATTAGTATTAGTAGTTATTTATTAATTGGAATCTATTACCATAAACGACAAGTTAGTTTCTCCGCGATTAAAACATTTATTATCATGAGTATCGCTGATGCGTTTTTATTATTTGGTATTTTCTTAGTTTACAATGAATTAAATACCCTAAATATTCGCGATGTTCTCACCCTTGCTAATCAAAATTTAGCGATTGATTCAGAAATTATATTTTGGATTACGTTAGTCTTCTTAGTGAGTGTTATTGGTAAAGCCGGATTATTCCCTTTCCATACCATTTTTACCGAAACAAACATTGCTCCAATGCCTGTAATTACGTTATTACAATCAGTGATGGGGATTTTATCTAGTGGTTATTTTATATTACGATTAAGTCCTCTGTTTATGATGTCCAGTGATGTCTTTGTTATTATGGGTGCCGTCGCTGGTGTTGGACTGATATTCTCAAGCTGTGTGTCATTAGTTCAAAATAATATAAAAAGCTTAGTGACATATATTAACTTGAGTCAAATTAGCTACCTCTTTTTCGCCTTTGTCATTCAAAATTGGGTATTATCACTCAATTATATTATTAGTTATTGTGTGACTAGCTCATTATTACTGCTCTCTAGTGCTATTTTAATTAAAATTTGTAACGGAGAACAAAATATTCATAAGCTAGGTGGTTTGTATCGTCGATATCCGTTACTGTACGGAACATTTCTATTATCAGCAGCATCACTCTGTGCGATGCCTTGGGTTATGTCGGCGTTCTATACTAAAGGCGATATTATTTGGGCATTAGTTACCAAAGAGAAAATGGGATTAGGAATCATTGCATTAATTGGGGTGCTACTATCAAGCTTAAGTATTTTAAGACTGATTTTTACCGTTTTCCATCATAAACAAAAACTAACGACTTTTACACCAATTACTCGATATAGTTATATTCCTTTAGTCATATTGGTGCTGATGTCTACAGCTATTTTTAATTACCTTCCATTACCGATAGAAGGAATTATTCCGAATGTTGATTTTAATACTAAAAATCAGTTAATTTTACAAATTTTATTAGCTGCAATCACGATTTTAAGTATTCTAATTGCTTATATACTATTTTTTGATATTAACTCTGAAATTCATGAAATATCCAATACACCAATTGGTAAAGCATTTTTAAAGTTATGGCGTAATGAGTGGTATTTTAACCAGTTACTTGAGTTAGTTTTTGTACGACCCTATCTTTATTTAGCCCAGCTAATTAAAAAGGATCCGCTATCACAATGGAATCAAATAATAAATTGGGGTATTAGGAAGATAAACTTCCAAATTGATTTATTAGAAAATGGTCGATTACGCTGGTATATGATGTCAATAGTGAGTGGTAGTATTATTATCTTATTACTGCTTATTTTGTTTTAA